The following are from one region of the Salicibibacter kimchii genome:
- the rpoE gene encoding DNA-directed RNA polymerase subunit delta has translation MTIRELDHDEILESSAVEIAYKLLKEKREPVHYKDLFAEIAELKQINEEQMDDRRTKLFTDLNIGGSFVHLGANHWGLKAWYPVDQTEEDLSRTIQAPSKADEDQGSENKDDDLEDLEDELDELANEDDADNTDEQELDGFGNDGNPKEETDQENDQY, from the coding sequence GTGACGATTCGTGAACTCGATCATGATGAAATATTGGAAAGCTCAGCGGTTGAGATTGCTTACAAATTATTAAAGGAGAAACGTGAACCCGTTCATTATAAAGATTTGTTCGCGGAGATTGCCGAGCTCAAGCAAATAAATGAGGAGCAAATGGATGATCGCCGTACGAAATTGTTCACGGATTTGAATATTGGCGGTAGTTTTGTTCATTTAGGGGCCAATCATTGGGGTTTGAAAGCATGGTATCCTGTTGATCAAACAGAGGAAGATTTGAGTCGGACCATCCAAGCTCCTTCAAAGGCTGATGAAGATCAAGGTTCGGAGAACAAAGACGATGATTTGGAAGATTTGGAAGATGAGCTTGATGAATTAGCCAATGAAGATGATGCTGACAATACAGATGAGCAAGAACTTGATGGGTTCGGCAACGACGGTAATCCAAAAGAAGAAACAGATCAGGAAAATGATCAATATTGA
- a CDS encoding TetR/AcrR family transcriptional regulator, with the protein MEKRHVPAMVKDKQLIQKRRDQMVKSAVTLFQEKGFHRTTTREIARSSGFSVGTLYEYVTSKEDVLYLVCDAVYDEVTNRFNQLLDQSLPAAERFEQMVTAFFQVMDEMQEEVLVMYQEAKSLPKESLSYVLKKDESMTADIQKVIDKCREEGYLTMSETYARFMAENITVKGHMWTFRRWSLRKHYTLEQYTRLQLDALLSK; encoded by the coding sequence ATGGAGAAACGACATGTTCCTGCGATGGTCAAAGATAAGCAACTGATCCAAAAACGGCGCGATCAAATGGTAAAGAGCGCCGTTACACTTTTTCAGGAAAAAGGGTTTCATCGTACGACAACTCGTGAAATCGCTCGTTCATCGGGGTTTAGCGTTGGCACGTTATATGAATATGTTACTTCCAAGGAAGACGTCCTGTATCTCGTTTGTGATGCAGTTTATGATGAAGTGACCAATCGTTTCAATCAATTATTGGATCAAAGTTTGCCTGCCGCTGAACGATTTGAACAAATGGTGACGGCATTTTTTCAAGTGATGGATGAAATGCAGGAAGAAGTGCTTGTCATGTATCAAGAAGCAAAATCATTACCGAAAGAATCGCTTTCTTACGTCTTAAAAAAAGACGAAAGCATGACGGCGGATATTCAAAAAGTGATTGATAAATGTCGCGAAGAAGGATATCTGACGATGAGTGAAACGTATGCCCGCTTTATGGCCGAAAATATAACGGTGAAAGGCCATATGTGGACGTTTAGACGCTGGTCATTAAGGAAACATTATACATTGGAACAATACACCCGCTTGCAACTGGACGCGTTGTTATCCAAATAG
- a CDS encoding acyl-CoA dehydrogenase has translation MDFLLSEDQQMIRKMVRDFAKNEVEPTAAERDAEECFDRSLFTQMAELGFTGLPWPETDGGIGGDFLSYVVAVEELSRVCASTGVTLSAHISLASWPIYSFGTKEQKETYLNPLARGEKLGAFALTEPGSGSDAGAMKTTAVLEGESYVLNGSKIFITNGGEADVYVVFAEMESGPAAFIVDKDSPGFFVGKKEEKMGIRSSPTTEIRLENCCIPKKNRLGKEGQGFKIAMQTLDGGRNGIAAQALGIAQGALDAATAYAKERKQFGKAIGGQQGISFKLADMATKIEASRLLTYQAAWREQEGLDYGKASAMSKLYAADTAMEVTTEAVQVFGGYGYIREYPVERYMRDAKITQIYEGTNEIQRLVIGKMLLAD, from the coding sequence ATGGATTTTTTATTATCGGAAGACCAGCAAATGATTCGAAAAATGGTTCGCGATTTTGCAAAAAATGAAGTGGAGCCAACAGCTGCCGAAAGGGACGCGGAAGAATGTTTTGATCGCTCCCTTTTTACACAAATGGCTGAACTCGGGTTTACGGGACTTCCTTGGCCGGAGACGGACGGTGGCATTGGCGGCGATTTCTTAAGTTACGTCGTTGCCGTAGAAGAATTATCCCGTGTCTGCGCGTCTACAGGGGTGACGCTATCCGCCCATATTTCACTGGCGAGTTGGCCCATCTACAGTTTCGGAACAAAAGAGCAGAAAGAAACGTATTTAAACCCGCTTGCGCGTGGCGAAAAACTCGGCGCATTTGCCCTTACGGAACCGGGATCGGGCTCCGACGCGGGCGCGATGAAAACAACGGCTGTCCTTGAAGGGGAAAGCTATGTGCTGAATGGATCCAAAATCTTCATCACAAACGGCGGGGAAGCCGATGTTTATGTCGTGTTTGCGGAGATGGAATCAGGGCCCGCGGCATTTATCGTAGATAAAGACTCCCCGGGTTTTTTTGTAGGAAAAAAAGAAGAAAAAATGGGCATCCGTTCTTCGCCCACAACCGAAATCCGTCTTGAAAACTGCTGTATTCCCAAAAAGAATCGTTTGGGAAAGGAAGGCCAAGGGTTTAAAATCGCGATGCAGACATTGGACGGCGGACGTAACGGCATCGCCGCACAAGCGTTGGGGATTGCCCAAGGTGCGCTTGATGCGGCAACAGCTTATGCGAAAGAACGAAAGCAATTCGGAAAAGCGATCGGCGGCCAGCAAGGCATTAGCTTTAAACTCGCGGATATGGCAACGAAAATTGAAGCATCCCGTCTTTTAACATATCAAGCAGCGTGGCGTGAACAAGAAGGACTGGATTATGGAAAGGCCTCAGCCATGTCGAAACTTTATGCGGCCGATACGGCGATGGAAGTAACAACAGAAGCTGTACAAGTGTTCGGAGGCTACGGCTATATACGTGAATACCCGGTGGAGCGATATATGAGAGATGCGAAAATCACGCAAATCTACGAAGGCACAAATGAAATTCAGCGTCTTGTGATCGGGAAGATGCTGCTGGCTGACTAA
- a CDS encoding acetyl-CoA C-acetyltransferase, whose product MAETVIVSGARTPFGKMGGALASLTAMDLGGHALQAAISRAGVDAGQLDEVIMGHVLQGGQGQLTSRQAARAADIPWDVKTETVNKVCASGMRSVTLADQIIRSGDATAIAAGGMESMSQAPHVVPNFRFGQKMGDAKLIDSMVHDGLTCAFEGVHMGVYGNRNATEFDVSREAQDEWAVRSHTRAQEATERGRFKEEIAPVTVPKRRGEDIVVDRDEAIRENVTSDKLGQLPPAFGKDGTITAGNAPGVNDGASALVLMEKETAQAENVEPLATIVGHMAIAVETERFPQTPGLIIDQLCKKNGYRKEDIDLFEMNEAFAVVALLGEQLSGVDAAKINVNGGAVALGHPIGASGNRILLTLAHELQKRGGGLGIAAICSGGGQGDAVLLKV is encoded by the coding sequence ATGGCAGAAACAGTCATTGTATCGGGAGCAAGAACCCCTTTTGGCAAAATGGGCGGGGCCTTAGCGTCGCTCACGGCGATGGATTTGGGCGGACACGCTTTACAAGCGGCAATCTCTCGTGCAGGGGTCGATGCAGGCCAATTGGACGAAGTCATCATGGGCCACGTCCTTCAAGGCGGTCAAGGGCAGTTAACGTCGCGGCAAGCAGCAAGAGCAGCGGATATCCCGTGGGATGTTAAAACGGAGACGGTAAATAAAGTATGCGCGTCAGGGATGCGAAGTGTTACCCTTGCCGATCAAATCATTCGCAGTGGGGATGCAACAGCCATCGCGGCGGGAGGCATGGAATCGATGAGCCAGGCGCCGCATGTGGTGCCGAATTTTCGATTTGGCCAAAAAATGGGGGACGCAAAACTCATTGATTCGATGGTCCATGATGGATTGACTTGTGCGTTTGAAGGCGTCCACATGGGGGTTTACGGCAACCGTAATGCGACAGAGTTTGATGTTAGTCGTGAAGCCCAAGACGAGTGGGCGGTTCGCAGCCATACGAGGGCGCAGGAAGCGACGGAGCGCGGGCGATTCAAAGAAGAAATTGCGCCTGTTACCGTTCCCAAGCGGCGCGGGGAAGATATCGTCGTGGATCGGGATGAAGCGATTCGCGAAAATGTTACGTCGGACAAGCTGGGACAATTGCCGCCTGCGTTCGGAAAAGACGGAACAATCACGGCCGGGAACGCACCGGGCGTAAATGACGGCGCCAGTGCGCTCGTGCTCATGGAAAAAGAAACGGCACAAGCCGAGAATGTAGAGCCGCTGGCGACGATCGTCGGGCATATGGCAATCGCCGTAGAAACGGAACGTTTTCCGCAAACCCCGGGGCTTATTATTGATCAGCTTTGTAAAAAAAACGGGTATCGCAAAGAAGATATTGATTTGTTTGAGATGAACGAGGCCTTTGCAGTTGTTGCCCTTCTCGGCGAACAATTATCAGGCGTTGATGCGGCAAAAATCAATGTCAACGGCGGAGCTGTGGCACTCGGCCATCCGATTGGCGCAAGCGGCAATCGCATATTGCTCACACTTGCCCATGAACTGCAAAAACGCGGAGGCGGCCTCGGCATTGCAGCGATTTGTAGCGGCGGCGGCCAAGGCGATGCCGTGTTGTTGAAAGTTTAG
- a CDS encoding heterodisulfide reductase-related iron-sulfur binding cluster: MEDIFFWTHVIAFIAVTFYALFLFYRLVKTRVDFIRLGDKPNFIYSAKERWKAVMVNVFGQKKLLKDKKSGIIHVIFFYGFLIVQLSAIDVIWKGLSNGGHLPFGPLYSFFTLSQEIVVLIILFGVVWAFYRRYIEKIVRLKRGWKAGIVLILLSGVMVFKLATKGAGHVWFAGSAPNIYEPASSVIALAIEPLGATAAGALFYVFWWAHLLFLLTFLVYIPQSKHAHLIAAPANVFVGPTHPTGKLESIDFEDETKEEFGKNKIEDFDQKQLMDLYACVECGRCTNMCPATGSGKMLSPMDLLIKMRDHLTEKGAAITSQSPWMPAYAFSSATANQLAAEGGNDEVAATKDVHSMNLIGDVITEEELWACTTCRNCEDACPVANEHVDKILDMRRYLVLTEGKMDADAQRAMTNIERQGNPWGINRKERENWRDSREDIEVPTVKELNKKDESFDYLFFVGSMGSYDKRSQKIAASFAKLLNEAGVSFAILGNKEKNSGDTPRRIGNEFLFQELATKNIEEFEKNDVKRIITIDPHAYNMFKNEYPEFGLEDVEIYHHTEFLFQLLEEGKLKPTQAVNETITYHDSCYLGRYNDVYDPPREILRAVPGLNVVEMKRNREEGMCCGAGGGMMWMEEEAGQRVNVARTEQALEVDPTMIGSACPYCLTMLSDGTKDKGLEDDIETLDVVEILERSVVGTGEKEKTA; the protein is encoded by the coding sequence GTGGAGGATATATTTTTTTGGACACATGTAATCGCTTTTATAGCGGTGACGTTCTATGCCCTGTTTTTATTTTATAGACTTGTGAAAACACGGGTTGATTTTATACGCCTAGGGGATAAACCGAATTTCATCTATTCTGCGAAGGAACGATGGAAAGCGGTCATGGTCAATGTGTTTGGCCAAAAGAAGTTGTTGAAGGATAAAAAAAGCGGGATTATTCACGTTATTTTTTTCTACGGCTTTCTTATTGTTCAACTCAGCGCGATTGATGTTATTTGGAAGGGCTTAAGTAACGGAGGGCACTTGCCGTTCGGGCCACTTTATTCTTTTTTTACATTATCGCAGGAAATTGTTGTTCTAATCATTCTTTTCGGAGTAGTATGGGCTTTTTATCGCCGTTATATAGAGAAGATCGTTCGCTTAAAGCGCGGCTGGAAAGCCGGGATCGTTCTCATTCTACTCAGTGGCGTTATGGTGTTTAAATTGGCGACAAAAGGAGCGGGCCATGTGTGGTTTGCCGGTAGCGCGCCAAACATTTACGAACCTGCGTCTTCCGTGATCGCACTCGCGATTGAGCCACTGGGGGCTACGGCAGCGGGTGCTCTATTTTACGTATTCTGGTGGGCGCACTTGTTGTTTTTGCTTACGTTCCTTGTGTATATTCCACAATCCAAGCACGCCCACCTTATCGCTGCACCGGCCAATGTGTTTGTGGGACCGACGCACCCGACAGGAAAATTGGAATCGATTGATTTTGAAGATGAAACAAAAGAAGAATTTGGAAAGAACAAAATTGAAGATTTTGATCAAAAGCAGTTGATGGATCTATACGCTTGCGTCGAATGCGGACGCTGTACGAATATGTGCCCGGCAACGGGAAGCGGCAAGATGCTCTCACCGATGGATTTACTCATTAAAATGAGGGACCATTTGACCGAAAAAGGCGCGGCCATCACGTCCCAATCCCCTTGGATGCCGGCGTATGCATTTAGTAGCGCGACAGCGAATCAGTTGGCTGCCGAAGGCGGGAACGATGAAGTCGCGGCAACGAAAGATGTTCATAGCATGAATTTGATCGGCGATGTCATTACCGAAGAGGAACTTTGGGCTTGCACCACTTGCCGTAACTGTGAAGATGCTTGCCCGGTGGCGAATGAACACGTCGACAAGATTCTTGACATGCGACGCTACCTCGTTCTTACCGAAGGGAAAATGGATGCAGATGCACAACGAGCGATGACGAACATTGAACGCCAAGGAAATCCGTGGGGCATCAACCGTAAAGAGCGCGAAAATTGGAGAGACAGCCGTGAGGACATTGAAGTGCCGACGGTAAAAGAACTAAATAAAAAAGATGAATCCTTTGACTATCTTTTCTTCGTCGGATCTATGGGTTCTTACGACAAGCGCAGCCAGAAGATCGCGGCTTCGTTTGCCAAGCTTCTAAATGAAGCAGGCGTTTCCTTTGCGATTCTCGGAAACAAGGAAAAGAACTCCGGAGACACTCCTAGACGGATCGGCAACGAGTTTCTTTTCCAAGAACTCGCGACGAAAAATATTGAGGAATTTGAGAAGAATGACGTGAAACGGATTATTACCATTGACCCGCACGCGTACAACATGTTTAAAAACGAGTATCCGGAATTCGGCTTGGAAGACGTGGAAATCTACCACCATACGGAATTCCTCTTCCAATTGTTGGAAGAAGGGAAATTGAAACCAACTCAAGCCGTCAACGAAACGATCACGTATCATGATTCTTGTTACCTCGGCCGTTATAACGACGTCTACGATCCACCGCGTGAAATCTTAAGAGCCGTTCCCGGCCTTAACGTCGTCGAGATGAAACGAAACCGTGAAGAAGGAATGTGCTGCGGTGCCGGTGGCGGCATGATGTGGATGGAAGAAGAGGCCGGACAAAGAGTGAACGTTGCACGAACGGAACAGGCGTTGGAAGTGGATCCAACGATGATCGGAAGCGCTTGCCCATATTGCTTGACGATGCTCAGTGACGGCACGAAAGACAAAGGCCTAGAAGACGATATTGAAACACTTGATGTTGTGGAAATTTTAGAGCGTTCCGTTGTAGGCACCGGCGAAAAAGAAAAAACGGCGTAA
- a CDS encoding phospholipase D-like domain-containing protein, with protein sequence MFTTIVITIIVLVLLIAIWFIIDFRLGRKRHQQLASTAKIYPLRHSDTELMKDGRRFFQRLFADIEQAQDHVHTSVFIIKEPGIGTQLLALLERKARDGVTVKLLVDRFGSRLANATTNRLKHSGISFAYAHKPKFPFIFYSANRRYHRKITVVDGKVAYLGGFNVGDEYVGKDKLGYWRDYHVRMEKEGVADLQEVFLDDWAEAGGAPPANLMPSTAEQGSEPLQLLASEGLGYADHLIDWFDSAKTYAMIASPYYVPGGRIQDAVVNMGERGVKVDVLIPQKKDHPLVHDAAYAYFRELLQAGCTIYEYTSGFFHGKAIIIDGKFANIGSAKFDKRSFFLNDELDLFFHDEGKMIEEAEAVVRKDMQTAKKITIQDVENRTWLENLKTKGATWISDLL encoded by the coding sequence ATGTTCACGACGATTGTCATTACAATTATCGTACTTGTACTGCTCATCGCGATTTGGTTCATCATTGATTTCCGCCTTGGCCGCAAACGCCATCAACAGCTGGCTTCAACCGCTAAAATTTATCCCCTTCGCCATAGCGACACCGAACTCATGAAAGACGGACGGAGGTTTTTTCAACGCTTGTTTGCGGACATTGAGCAGGCGCAAGATCATGTGCATACATCGGTTTTTATTATCAAAGAACCCGGGATTGGCACGCAACTGTTGGCCCTTTTGGAACGGAAAGCACGGGACGGCGTAACGGTGAAATTGCTTGTCGATCGCTTTGGAAGCAGACTTGCGAACGCTACCACCAATCGTTTAAAGCATTCGGGCATTTCCTTCGCTTATGCGCACAAACCCAAATTCCCGTTTATTTTTTACAGCGCAAACCGCCGCTACCACCGTAAAATTACGGTTGTTGACGGTAAGGTCGCCTATCTCGGCGGCTTCAATGTTGGAGATGAATATGTAGGGAAAGACAAATTAGGGTACTGGCGCGACTATCATGTACGGATGGAAAAAGAAGGCGTCGCTGATTTGCAGGAAGTCTTTCTGGACGACTGGGCAGAAGCAGGCGGAGCCCCCCCGGCAAACCTCATGCCCTCCACTGCAGAGCAAGGATCGGAGCCCTTGCAGTTACTTGCGAGCGAGGGACTCGGTTACGCCGATCATCTCATCGATTGGTTTGATTCCGCAAAAACGTACGCGATGATTGCAAGTCCCTATTATGTTCCCGGCGGGCGCATTCAAGATGCTGTTGTCAACATGGGCGAACGTGGGGTGAAGGTCGATGTGCTTATCCCGCAAAAAAAAGATCACCCGCTCGTCCACGATGCAGCCTATGCTTACTTTCGGGAATTATTGCAGGCAGGCTGCACCATATATGAATACACCTCCGGTTTTTTTCATGGCAAAGCGATCATCATCGATGGCAAATTCGCAAATATCGGTTCGGCGAAATTTGATAAACGCAGCTTTTTCTTAAACGATGAATTGGATCTTTTTTTTCATGACGAAGGAAAAATGATAGAAGAAGCAGAAGCCGTCGTAAGAAAAGACATGCAAACAGCTAAAAAAATAACCATCCAGGACGTAGAGAACCGAACATGGTTGGAGAACCTCAAAACCAAAGGCGCCACATGGATCTCGGACCTTCTATAA
- a CDS encoding TAXI family TRAP transporter solute-binding subunit has product MNKSPFIKFLGIMVASALIVSACGNGEEEAGGNEEETVTDDMFVTIAAGGTSGVYYPIAGAMSNIYEAEGIDTSVQATGASVENINLLQSDQAELAIVMADAVEQAYEGFGSFEDEEPQENLVGISGLYPNVVQIITTTDSGLETFSDLEGANVGVGDANSGVELNARMMFEAHGMSYDDINEDYLPYGEAIDQIRNGVIDAAFVTSGVPNSAAMDLASTDDVTVVELEDEGLEYLAEHYPFFIEDEVPADTYDNEEDIQTASITNLLIPNPDLSDEEVYEVTRLFYENLDEIHTSHDAAEDIDIENVEEGLNVPMHPGAEQYFEEEGVLSDE; this is encoded by the coding sequence ATGAATAAATCACCTTTCATTAAATTTCTTGGCATTATGGTCGCTTCTGCTTTAATTGTAAGCGCTTGCGGAAACGGAGAGGAAGAAGCAGGCGGTAATGAAGAAGAAACCGTTACGGATGACATGTTCGTCACTATCGCGGCCGGTGGCACATCCGGGGTTTATTATCCGATTGCCGGTGCCATGTCCAATATTTATGAAGCGGAAGGCATCGATACGTCTGTTCAGGCAACAGGCGCTTCTGTCGAGAACATTAACCTGTTGCAAAGTGATCAGGCCGAACTCGCCATTGTTATGGCCGATGCCGTTGAGCAAGCGTATGAAGGGTTCGGCTCGTTTGAAGATGAGGAACCACAAGAGAACCTCGTTGGAATCAGCGGTTTATATCCGAATGTTGTGCAAATCATCACAACAACAGATTCCGGCCTTGAAACGTTTTCCGACCTTGAAGGGGCAAATGTTGGGGTCGGCGACGCAAATTCCGGCGTTGAACTGAATGCACGTATGATGTTTGAAGCCCATGGGATGAGTTACGACGATATTAATGAAGATTATCTCCCTTACGGCGAAGCGATTGATCAAATTCGTAACGGCGTCATTGATGCCGCCTTTGTCACAAGCGGTGTGCCAAACTCAGCAGCCATGGATTTGGCAAGTACCGATGATGTGACCGTTGTAGAACTGGAAGACGAAGGGTTGGAGTATTTGGCAGAACATTATCCATTCTTCATTGAAGATGAAGTTCCCGCAGACACGTACGATAACGAGGAAGATATTCAGACTGCATCGATCACAAACCTTTTGATCCCGAACCCGGACCTTTCGGATGAAGAAGTCTATGAAGTCACCCGACTATTCTATGAAAACCTTGATGAAATTCACACGTCCCACGACGCTGCCGAAGATATCGATATTGAAAATGTGGAGGAAGGGTTAAACGTTCCTATGCATCCGGGGGCTGAACAATACTTTGAAGAAGAAGGCGTACTCTCCGACGAATAA
- a CDS encoding DUF1850 domain-containing protein — protein MDVSWTHSVEHTPWVETLRISEDGDLIMVETQFQSYGAGAPENTSGTVSIEDGFIVISGINEVYETYNWFHSHHADFTITVGDETTIEPTDLPDQTAIEMKVERSLFYFSG, from the coding sequence GTGGACGTTTCCTGGACCCATTCTGTGGAGCATACGCCCTGGGTGGAAACATTGCGGATCAGCGAAGACGGAGATTTAATCATGGTCGAGACACAATTCCAATCCTATGGGGCAGGTGCCCCGGAAAACACCAGCGGAACCGTATCTATCGAGGACGGGTTCATTGTCATCTCAGGTATAAATGAAGTATATGAAACCTACAACTGGTTTCACTCTCATCATGCCGACTTCACAATCACGGTCGGTGATGAGACAACCATTGAACCGACAGACCTCCCCGATCAAACAGCAATCGAAATGAAAGTCGAACGCTCGTTGTTTTATTTTTCCGGTTAA
- a CDS encoding TRAP transporter permease has translation MTKDRSDEQVDQNQQEVLEKYDTESRFRSFDNRFLAILVTLIAVGMSLYHLTTAFTGPPVPVLVHRALHVSLVLILVFLLFPPTKKARRDRLPWYDLILGLLSIPSTIYLFVNYEDIVTRGGLPITEDIVMGTLLVVLVFEAGRRVTGVALPILAFLFVLYAMFGNDLPGLFQHRGYDWSQLAEQFYMTTEGIFSTAIGVSSTYIILFILFGAFLAKSGMGQLFNDLAMALTGKSRGGPAKVSVIASGFLGSINGSAIANTVTTGNFTIPLMKKIGYNRVFAGAVESSASVGGQILPPIMGAAAFIMAETLGVPYTNIVLIAILPALLFYLGILSQVHMRATKDNLSGIPRAELPKLSDVLKERGHLLLPILFLVYMLFFSGTTILFSAASTIIVTIIISSLRKTTRMNVKDLIDALESGARTTVSVAIACATVGIIVGVSSITGFGLNLANAIVAIGGESLFLTLLFTMVACIVLGMGMPSIPAYIITATMAAPALVQLGIEPIVAHLFVFYFGIFANITPPVALAAFAAAGLSGAGPMRTGFQALKLALAGFVVPFMFVYNDALLLIDTTLASGILVIISAIIGVLMLGIAAERYFLYKLHFLFSGLMAAGGILFLMPGMMTDAIALAILALIFAIQFITKKRQGTPQYSTAS, from the coding sequence ATGACAAAGGATCGCAGCGATGAACAGGTAGATCAAAACCAGCAAGAAGTGCTTGAAAAATATGATACAGAGTCACGATTTCGCAGCTTTGATAATCGTTTTCTCGCGATTCTTGTTACGCTTATCGCGGTAGGTATGTCCCTGTATCATCTGACCACCGCGTTTACCGGTCCGCCGGTGCCGGTGCTCGTCCACCGGGCTTTACACGTTTCCCTCGTTCTTATTCTCGTTTTCCTTCTTTTTCCGCCCACGAAAAAAGCAAGGAGAGATCGACTGCCGTGGTATGACCTCATTCTTGGTCTTTTATCGATTCCATCCACGATTTACCTGTTTGTTAATTATGAAGACATTGTCACCCGCGGTGGTTTGCCGATTACGGAAGATATTGTCATGGGAACATTATTGGTGGTTCTCGTTTTCGAGGCCGGACGACGTGTGACCGGCGTTGCTTTGCCGATTCTCGCTTTTCTGTTTGTTTTATACGCCATGTTCGGGAACGATCTGCCGGGTCTTTTTCAACACAGAGGCTATGACTGGTCGCAACTCGCGGAACAATTTTACATGACGACAGAAGGGATTTTCAGTACCGCCATCGGGGTTTCATCCACTTATATTATTCTTTTTATTTTATTTGGTGCCTTTCTGGCAAAATCCGGGATGGGACAACTCTTCAATGATTTAGCGATGGCACTTACCGGTAAATCGCGAGGCGGGCCGGCTAAGGTATCCGTAATCGCATCCGGTTTCCTTGGCAGCATCAACGGATCAGCAATTGCCAACACGGTAACCACCGGTAACTTTACCATTCCATTAATGAAAAAGATTGGATATAACCGCGTCTTTGCCGGTGCCGTAGAATCCTCCGCGTCTGTTGGCGGCCAAATCCTCCCACCAATCATGGGAGCCGCTGCTTTTATTATGGCGGAGACATTGGGTGTGCCATATACCAATATTGTTCTCATTGCCATCTTGCCTGCGTTGCTTTTCTATCTCGGCATACTTTCGCAAGTTCACATGCGTGCAACAAAAGACAATTTGTCCGGTATCCCGCGCGCAGAACTTCCAAAACTGAGCGACGTGCTAAAAGAACGCGGTCATTTGCTGTTGCCGATCTTGTTTCTCGTTTATATGCTGTTCTTTAGCGGCACGACGATCCTGTTCTCAGCTGCAAGTACGATTATCGTTACGATTATCATTAGTTCATTGCGAAAAACGACCCGTATGAACGTTAAAGATTTAATTGACGCGCTAGAATCGGGCGCTCGCACAACAGTAAGCGTAGCGATTGCCTGTGCAACGGTCGGAATTATCGTCGGTGTATCCAGCATTACCGGTTTCGGGCTTAACCTGGCGAACGCCATCGTTGCCATCGGTGGAGAGAGTCTTTTCCTCACCCTTTTATTTACGATGGTTGCCTGTATTGTTCTCGGGATGGGGATGCCGAGTATTCCCGCTTATATTATTACAGCCACAATGGCAGCACCTGCGCTTGTACAACTCGGAATTGAGCCGATCGTAGCGCACTTGTTCGTGTTCTACTTCGGAATTTTTGCCAACATTACACCACCTGTGGCACTCGCGGCTTTTGCGGCAGCAGGTTTATCCGGTGCCGGTCCGATGCGAACCGGGTTCCAGGCTTTGAAGTTAGCACTCGCCGGATTTGTCGTTCCGTTTATGTTTGTGTATAACGATGCATTATTATTGATTGACACGACCTTAGCCAGCGGAATCCTTGTTATTATATCCGCGATCATCGGCGTGCTAATGCTCGGGATCGCTGCTGAGAGGTATTTTCTCTACAAACTCCATTTCCTGTTTAGTGGATTAATGGCAGCCGGAGGGATTTTATTCCTCATGCCGGGTATGATGACAGATGCCATCGCCCTCGCCATTCTCGCGCTTATTTTTGCCATTCAATTCATTACAAAAAAAAGACAGGGAACACCTCAATATTCAACCGCTTCTTAA